AACGTTTATTCGTACGCAAGCagcggaagcagcagcagtcgccgAGCCGACAGAGGAAGGAATTAAGCATTGGGGATGGTATATATCGTGCGGCGatcgacgacggcgacggcgtaGCGGCCCGGGGGAACGACGTCCGATCCGACCGATCCTCCGTGCGCGGCATGCAACTTccaaagaattttttttggacaGAAATCCTTCGTGTTGTCCACGTAAGAAAaatggttctttttttttctgttccagCAGCGGTGGTGCCATGCACAAGCTTCCCCCGGAATCAAACAGCGACTGGCCACCGAAACCTGCCTggcgctagctagcttagcccTTGGCAGACAGCCAGCCACACGTTCATACACATGGACGTGCTGTCCCTCTCActcttccaagttccaacacACTGCAGCACTCTGCTCCAGTCTGTCTGTTTCCTTGCTCCGTTGCTCGATTGTATTCTCTTCGATTCCTAAATACTTTTAGATGTTTAATGCAAATCTGAACTAAAActacgacaagtatttagaaatgaGTGAGTATGTACGGCCCGTCTACCGCGCCACCGAACCCGGCCGGCCCGGGCCTTGTGCTGATAAAATCCCGTAATTCTGCAGCACGTGAATCACACGGGGCACCGTTAGGAGGCACACCAACTTAAGCAGGAGGGGgattctcttctttctttcatgcATGGTAAACACTAAACACAGTTTCGATCATCAGCAACTGGGAAAATTCTGTGCAAAACGGGGCCTTGGTTGTTCATCGTCAGACGTCAGTATTACCGTTTTGCTTATTCTGGGTGAAATTATTGATCCTCTTCTTGGttgttctttttccttttttttttgagaaaggttgttctttttctctttgcttATACAAGCCCATCTTATATAAGCCCGCGCAGGAGGAGTTGACCACCTTGAGGCCTGGTGAATCGCGTTAGCCCATGGTAGAACTTATGTAACCCGCCCATGGAAGAGAAGGCCCAGACGCAGCCCATCTGTTGTTCACTGGGGTGTCCGAGTGTGTCGATCTGTAATTTCTGTCCGGGGTCAGACAGTACTTGAGATAAACTAGCGCTTAACAGGCAAGGTGAATTAGGCTAAAATGTAACCGAGAACAAATAATCCAACGGCTAGATCATTGCGGAATTAAATCTCTTTAATTCAACGGTCAAACATCATCCGCACGGGATCTCAGAGTTTCCCGGTGCTGAAAAAACAGAGAAGGAAcgggaagaaagaagaagaagaacgggAACAgaaaagaagcagcagcaaggaAGAACAGCTACTAGATCTctctctcatctcatctcacaacaggcaggcggcggcgacggcagccaAGAAGCTCCACGCGAAACCAACAACACCACCAGAAGCCTTACTAGCCGGCGCCGAATCCTCCTCTCCCGCAGGCGCCTTAGCCCCGCCCTTCGCGGgcgccttcttccccggcgccggcggggcagAAGCCGGCGGCTTAGGCCCAAACAGATCATACGGCAAAAGCACCTTATCAACCGAATACACCGCCAAcggcttctccttcctcaaaGCAGTGCCCACCATGGTACTCACCAACCCCGTGCTCACATTCACCTGGCCATTGCTCGTGGCAGTGACATTGACCGTGTAAggcccgtcggcgccggacgcctGGGTGCGCACGGGGTTGCTGGCGGTCTCGAAGGACTccatggagaagaaggccggcACGATGTGGGCTTGTACCAGGGAGACTTGCTCCTGCTGGGAGAGCGAGTTGAGCGTGCCGGCTTTCAGGCTGTCGAAGGCGTTGTCGGTGGGCGCGAACACCGTGAAGCCCGTGTCGGAGCCGTTCAGCTGGCTGTTGAGCTGCGTGTCCTGCTGGGTGGACTTCATCAGCCGCATGAACTTGGTGTACTGCCCGGCTTTGTCTAGCACCGCCGTCACGTTCGGCGCTGTCGATGCCGGGGACGGCGCCGGGGCCGCTGCGGGCTTCTGGCTCAGCACCGCCGGCAATGCCAGAGAGAGCAGCACGGCCACAAGCACGCTTCTGGCTGTCGCCATTGCTGGATCTTGTGTTAGCTAGCTGGGGATTACTGgtgtgtgtctgtgtgtgtggCCTAGTGCTGAGAGTGCAGGGATGCTGGGATGGAGTATATAATaacagagagaagagaagggttTGGTTGGGTTTTGGAATTTTTTGGGAAGTGAAGATGGGAAACAGTCTGGCTGGCTGGTAATACTGTTGACCAGATGAAATGGCTACCGACACTAGTTGAGAGTAGTGGTGGGGCGCGCATAGATTGGGGTTGGGGGAGCAGTTTAATGGCAAGTTGGCCGTGGGATCGATCTTGACAGATTGGTAGCTGTACATTTTACAATTCTTCTTCAAAGTACTCAAGATGCAGATCGGCTTAATCTGTAGTAAGTTAAGTTAAGTACATGCGTGCCAGATCAACCTCCTGAGTCCTCTATTtcaagagaggaaaaaacaagTCTGCAACGGAATCCAATTTGCCGCAGGGAAGTCCGTGCAGCTTTGTCTCTgaatctgatttttttttttgagagcaaGTCTCTGAATCTGATGTGACGGTGACAAAATGCCATGTGGGCCTCTGGggaaagaacaaaacaaaaggcaaagcCTGCATTGTTACTAGCCGTTGCACACCGTTATCTCTGAACGGAGGATTTGCACGCACGATTTCAAATTGCCAGGAGCAGGCAGGATGCCGAAACTTGGTGCAAGACGACCAAGCAAACATGTCTGTCTATTATCGTTAGTCGTCCCAGGCACGACGAAGCGGAGGAGGCTGTGGCAGCTGCAGACAGAGCCCAGCGGCTTCCAATAAAACTGTCCGGCTGCTGGAGCCGGCGTATAATTGCTTTGCTGGAACAAGAGGATAAAGCTATAGTATTCATGCATCAACTTGGCCGCGTCTTGCTCGCCGCAATGATTTGCTTCCGGCTTTTATACACCCCGGCATACTATTAACTTGCATTTGCTCAAACgctagaggaggaggaggagaaggcgatcAAGAACGGCCGGAAATTTATATCTGCTCTCGTGGCcgcaaaacagaaaacagcTCCATCGAACGCACAGAAAAAATGTCCCCGGCCGGAAACTCGCACTCCATATAGCAACAGGAGTATCAAACTCTGTAATCAAGGCACCAAAACTACTACTGTACGTTCAGTATCAATCTCCAAGGAGAGAGATCTCTCCTTGACTCGCGTAAACAACTAAAACTGCCTCTTGCACTGCACGGGTCAACCGAGCGAACGATCGATCTCGCATCCTCCTTCGCGATATGCAGATGCGGAGGCTCCTCTGTTTCTTCTGAACCTGGATGCGCCACACTTTGGAATTCGGGGTCAAGTCAGAGAGGCTGATTACATATGAGAGCAGTggtatactttttttttgcgaagaaagAGTAGTAGAATACGACAAGAGAGCAAGGTATGtgttatacttcctccgttccaaaataactGAACGTGGATAataatctatacaaattcatatcatttattttgaaaccGAGGAATATAATTAGCACCGGCCGCCGTGCAGAAA
The Brachypodium distachyon strain Bd21 chromosome 2, Brachypodium_distachyon_v3.0, whole genome shotgun sequence genome window above contains:
- the LOC100823155 gene encoding fasciclin-like arabinogalactan protein 11; translation: MATARSVLVAVLLSLALPAVLSQKPAAAPAPSPASTAPNVTAVLDKAGQYTKFMRLMKSTQQDTQLNSQLNGSDTGFTVFAPTDNAFDSLKAGTLNSLSQQEQVSLVQAHIVPAFFSMESFETASNPVRTQASGADGPYTVNVTATSNGQVNVSTGLVSTMVGTALRKEKPLAVYSVDKVLLPYDLFGPKPPASAPPAPGKKAPAKGGAKAPAGEEDSAPASKASGGVVGFAWSFLAAVAAACLL